From Pyxicephalus adspersus chromosome 7, UCB_Pads_2.0, whole genome shotgun sequence, a single genomic window includes:
- the LOC140335407 gene encoding LOW QUALITY PROTEIN: small ribosomal subunit protein eS21-like (The sequence of the model RefSeq protein was modified relative to this genomic sequence to represent the inferred CDS: substituted 2 bases at 2 genomic stop codons), protein MQKDDGQFMDLNKKCSASNSIFGAKENASIQINITEAKKTGTITGQYKTYPGSVXXCNIAICSSIPQMGESNDAILRLAKSNGIVSKNF, encoded by the exons ATGCAGAAAGATGATGGTCAATTTATGGActtgaacaaaaaatgttctgcCAGCAACAGTATTTTTGGTGCCAAGGAGAATGCGTCCATCCAGATAAATATTACAGAGGCTAAAAAAACAGGCACAATCACTGGCCAGTACAAGACCTATCCTGgctcag TGTAATAGTGCAATATTGCTATCTGCAGCAGCATTCCTCAAATGGGTGAATCCAATGATGCCATTCTCAGGCTTGCAAAAAGCAATGGCATTGTTTCAAAGAacttctaa